In a genomic window of Narcine bancroftii isolate sNarBan1 chromosome 7, sNarBan1.hap1, whole genome shotgun sequence:
- the LOC138739998 gene encoding uncharacterized protein, giving the protein MDHRQAIHNLWQKKIVESLKKFTPSTCGCPGYKLARSTELARSTELARSTELARSTELARSTELARSTELARSTELARSTELARSTELARSTELARSTELARSTELARSTELARSTELARSTELARSTELARSTELARSTELARSTELARSTELARSTELARSTELARSTELARSTELARSTELARSTELARSTELARSTELARSTELARSTELARSTELARSTELARSTELARSTELARSTELARSTELARSTELARSTELARSTELARSTELARSTELARSTELARSTELARSTELARSTELARSTELARSTELARSTELARSTELARSTELARSTELARSTELARSTELARSTELARSTELARSTELARSTELARSTELARSTELARSTELARSTELARSTELARSTELARSTELARSTELARSTELARSTELARSTELARSTELARSTELARSTELARSTELARSTELARSTELARSTELARSTELARSTELARSTELARSTELARSTELARSTELARSTELARSTELARSTELARSTELARSTELARSTELARSTELARSTELARSTELARSTELARSTELARSTELARSTELARSTELARSTELARSTELARSTELARSTELARSTELARSTELARSTELARSTELARSTELARSTELARSTELTRSIYLEG; this is encoded by the exons ATGGatcacagacaagcaatacacaaCTTGTGGCAGAAGAAAATTGTGGAATCTTTGAAAAAATTCACTCCATCCACGTGTGGCTGTCCAGGATATA AGCTTGCCCGCTCGACAGAGCTTGCCCGCTCGACAGAGCTTGCCCGCTCGACAGAGCTTGCCCGCTCGACAGAGCTTGCCCGCTCGACAGAGCTTGCCCGCTCGACAGAGCTTGCCCGCTCGACAGAGCTTGCCCGCTCGACAGAGCTTGCCCGCTCGACAGAGCTTGCCCGCTCGACAGAGCTTGCCCGCTCGACAGAGCTTGCCCGCTCGACAGAGCTTGCCCGCTCGACAGAGCTTGCCCGCTCGACAGAGCTTGCCCGCTCGACAGAGCTTGCCCGCTCGACAGAGCTTGCCCGCTCGACAGAGCTTGCCCGCTCGACAGAGCTTGCCCGCTCGACAGAGCTTGCCCGCTCGACAGAGCTTGCCCGCTCGACAGAGCTTGCCCGCTCGACAGAGCTTGCCCGCTCGACAGAGCTTGCCCGCTCGACAGAGCTTGCCCGCTCGACAGAGCTTGCCCGCTCGACAGAGCTTGCCCGCTCGACAGAGCTTGCCCGCTCGACAGAGCTTGCCCGCTCGACAGAGCTTGCCCGCTCGACAGAGCTTGCCCGCTCGACAGAGCTTGCCCGCTCGACAGAGCTTGCCCGCTCGACAGAGCTTGCCCGCTCGACAGAGCTTGCCCGCTCGACAGAGCTTGCCCGCTCGACAGAGCTTGCCCGCTCGACAGAGCTTGCCCGCTCGACAGAGCTTGCCCGCTCGACAGAGCTTGCCCGCTCGACAGAGCTTGCCCGCTCGACAGAGCTTGCCCGCTCGACAGAGCTTGCCCGCTCGACAGAGCTTGCCCGCTCGACAGAGCTTGCCCGCTCGACAGAGCTTGCCCGCTCGACAGAGCTTGCCCGCTCGACAGAGCTTGCCCGCTCGACAGAGCTTGCCCGCTCGACAGAGCTTGCCCGCTCGACAGAGCTTGCCCGCTCGACAGAGCTTGCCCGCTCGACAGAGCTTGCCCGCTCGACAGAGCTTGCCCGCTCGACAGAGCTTGCCCGCTCGACAGAGCTTGCCCGCTCGACAGAGCTTGCCCGCTCGACAGAGCTTGCCCGCTCGACAGAGCTTGCCCGCTCGACAGAGCTTGCCCGCTCGACAGAGCTTGCCCGCTCGACAGAGCTTGCCCGCTCGACAGAGCTTGCCCGCTCGACAGAGCTTGCCCGCTCGACAGAGCTTGCCCGCTCGACAGAGCTTGCCCGCTCGACAGAGCTTGCCCGCTCGACAGAGCTTGCCCGCTCGACAGAGCTTGCCCGCTCGACAGAGCTTGCCCGCTCGACAGAGCTTGCCCGCTCGACAGAGCTTGCCCGCTCGACAGAGCTTGCCCGCTCGACAGAGCTTGCCCGCTCGACAGAGCTTGCCCGCTCGACAGAGCTTGCCCGCTCGACAGAGCTTGCCCGCTCGACAGAGCTTGCCCGCTCGACAGAGCTTGCCCGCTCGACAGAGCTTGCCCGCTCGACAGAGCTTGCCCGCTCGACAGAGCTTGCCCGCTCGACAGAGCTTGCCCGCTCGACAGAGCTTGCCCGCTCGACAGAGCTTGCCCGCTCGACAGAGCTTGCCCGCTCGACAGAGCTTGCCCGCTCGACAGAGCTTGCCCGCTCGACAGAGCTTGCCCGCTCGACAGAGCTTGCCCGCTCGACAGAGCTTGCCCGCTCGACAGAGCTTGCCCGCTCGACAGAGCTTGCCCGCTCGACAGAGCTTGCCCGCTCGACAGAGCTTGCCCGCTCGACAGAGCTTGCCCGCTCGACAGAGCTTGCCCGCTCGACAGAGCTTGCCCGCTCGACAGAGCTTGCCCGCTCGACAGAGCTTGCCCGCTCGACAGAGCTTGCCCGCTCGACAGAGCTTGCCCGCTCGACAGAGCTTGCCCGCTCGACAGAGCTTGCCCGCTCGACAGAGCTTGCCCGCTCGACAGAGCTTGCCCGCTCGACAGAGCTTACTCGCTCAATATACTTGGAAGGCTAA